Proteins from one Mucilaginibacter jinjuensis genomic window:
- a CDS encoding DUF481 domain-containing protein translates to MRSKRSAFGILLFLTSLFMSCACFAQTEKDTLVLNNGERLIGELKQILRGMVTFDSDDIGLLTIKTYKVRSVHTTISTLRVETIDRMRIYGKLQPSGSKDTLYVVDGSEHTKLAINDISTIASIRNNFFDQLDGNVSAGLSFARSSSIGQFNLNASVKHTSRWLQSELSLSELGSIDSSRFSLDQEKEQVSSYHYIKSSAWFAEVALSHQRNVELSLAHRYQGLLGAGNKIIKAQTIEGFILTGIAASKEISIEGLSPRGGTQVEIPVMLKLDYFKFSHPNMQVSMTNTAYVSLSQSGRYRYDGNLNVSWTLITDFSLTTNLYGNFDSKPLDAGSAKTDYGLVVGIAYKF, encoded by the coding sequence ATGAGATCAAAAAGATCCGCATTCGGCATACTGTTATTTTTGACATCCCTGTTTATGTCTTGTGCTTGTTTTGCACAAACGGAAAAAGATACCCTTGTGCTCAATAATGGTGAAAGGTTGATTGGTGAACTGAAGCAAATTCTCAGGGGCATGGTGACATTTGATTCGGATGATATAGGCCTGTTAACTATCAAGACTTATAAGGTTCGTTCGGTACATACAACCATCAGTACTTTACGGGTAGAAACAATAGACCGAATGCGGATTTATGGCAAACTTCAGCCATCGGGTAGTAAAGATACACTGTATGTGGTTGATGGCAGTGAACATACAAAGCTGGCCATTAACGATATCAGCACAATTGCATCTATCAGAAATAATTTCTTCGATCAGTTGGATGGTAATGTATCCGCGGGTTTAAGTTTTGCGCGTTCCTCTTCAATCGGGCAATTTAATTTGAATGCCAGTGTAAAACATACCTCGCGGTGGTTACAGTCAGAACTTTCACTTAGTGAATTGGGGAGCATTGATTCGTCCCGTTTTTCACTGGACCAGGAGAAAGAACAGGTTAGTTCGTATCATTATATCAAAAGCTCAGCCTGGTTTGCAGAGGTGGCCTTAAGCCATCAGCGTAATGTAGAACTATCTTTGGCTCATCGTTACCAGGGTTTATTAGGTGCAGGAAATAAAATTATAAAGGCTCAAACCATCGAAGGGTTTATATTAACGGGGATAGCTGCAAGTAAGGAGATAAGTATTGAAGGCTTATCGCCCAGGGGAGGTACCCAGGTAGAAATACCTGTAATGTTGAAATTGGATTACTTTAAGTTTAGCCATCCGAATATGCAGGTATCCATGACAAATACTGCGTATGTCAGCTTGTCTCAGTCAGGGCGTTACCGATACGATGGGAATTTGAATGTTTCGTGGACGTTGATAACCGATTTCTCCCTAACCACCAACCTATACGGCAACTTTGATAGCAAACCACTGGATGCTGGTTCTGCCAAAACTGATTATGGTTTAGTGGTTGGAATAGCTTATAAGTTTTGA
- a CDS encoding helix-turn-helix transcriptional regulator, with translation MGCWGQHDAGTAGQYDPFASALKQPPLLPNYFGDLVKKETGHTAQDYIQAKLIDVAKEKIFDGNKTINQIAGELGFKYPQHFARVFKKRVGQSPVEYRSMN, from the coding sequence TTGGGATGTTGGGGTCAACACGATGCTGGTACAGCAGGTCAATATGATCCGTTCGCAAGCGCTTTAAAGCAGCCTCCGTTACTTCCAAACTATTTCGGTGACCTGGTAAAAAAAGAAACTGGCCACACCGCCCAGGATTATATACAAGCAAAACTGATTGATGTAGCCAAAGAAAAGATCTTTGATGGGAATAAAACGATCAATCAGATCGCCGGAGAATTAGGATTTAAATATCCGCAACATTTCGCAAGGGTTTTTAAAAAACGGGTTGGCCAAAGCCCCGTGGAATACAGATCAATGAATTGA
- a CDS encoding flavodoxin, which translates to MKKVIVYGLLICLCTMTSCLKAQPTTAKKILIVYLTRTKNTEAVARMIQKDIGGKLVALELVNPYPADYRANVAQMVQENQDNFLPPLKTKIDSIGKYDIVFVGFPTWDMKIPPPMKTFLKQYDLSGKTVVPFNTNAGYGVGSGFETVKELCPKSKVLEGYSTKGGIERDGMLFVMEGDKEKKVQTEVKMWLTKSGMMVKGN; encoded by the coding sequence ATGAAAAAGGTCATCGTTTACGGTCTTCTTATCTGTTTGTGTACCATGACATCATGTTTAAAGGCGCAGCCAACGACAGCAAAAAAGATCCTGATCGTTTACCTCACAAGAACCAAAAACACAGAGGCAGTAGCCCGGATGATCCAAAAAGACATTGGAGGAAAGTTGGTAGCCCTTGAATTGGTTAATCCTTATCCTGCGGATTATCGCGCCAATGTGGCGCAGATGGTTCAGGAAAACCAGGATAATTTCTTACCACCGCTCAAAACAAAGATCGACAGCATTGGCAAATACGACATCGTATTTGTAGGCTTTCCCACCTGGGACATGAAAATACCGCCGCCAATGAAGACTTTCCTGAAGCAATATGATTTGAGCGGTAAAACAGTCGTACCATTTAACACCAACGCCGGTTATGGCGTAGGCAGCGGCTTTGAAACAGTAAAGGAATTGTGCCCTAAGAGCAAAGTACTGGAAGGTTATTCTACAAAGGGTGGCATAGAAAGGGATGGGATGTTATTTGTTATGGAAGGAGATAAAGAAAAAAAGGTTCAGACTGAAGTAAAAATGTGGTTAACAAAATCAGGCATGATGGTGAAGGGTAATTAG
- a CDS encoding nuclear transport factor 2 family protein, which produces MKKLIFALILLTSGIQVCQAQANLPSVAKTPTKEEQELLDLSKTKWTLMADKKVDALKDLFTEKCVFVHMGGSWGKDQELNTIKGGFIWYKKAEVYGASVNIFGNTAILLNDIDLLAVVGGNEVVHAFMVTEVYLKEDGKWKMGSLTFSTLIRPVKMAGAPATPPQQH; this is translated from the coding sequence ATGAAAAAATTAATCTTTGCTTTAATCTTGCTAACCTCAGGCATACAAGTATGCCAGGCACAAGCCAATCTGCCAAGCGTGGCCAAAACCCCGACAAAAGAAGAACAGGAATTACTCGACCTTTCTAAAACCAAGTGGACCTTAATGGCCGATAAAAAGGTTGATGCCCTGAAAGATCTGTTTACCGAAAAATGTGTTTTTGTACATATGGGAGGAAGCTGGGGCAAAGACCAGGAATTGAATACCATTAAAGGTGGTTTCATCTGGTATAAAAAAGCGGAGGTTTATGGGGCATCGGTAAACATTTTTGGTAATACAGCGATACTTTTAAATGACATCGACTTGCTGGCAGTAGTTGGCGGCAATGAAGTAGTTCATGCTTTTATGGTTACAGAAGTTTATCTCAAAGAGGACGGCAAATGGAAAATGGGCTCACTTACGTTCTCCACGTTGATCAGGCCCGTTAAAATGGCCGGCGCACCTGCTACGCCACCACAACAACATTAA
- a CDS encoding (2Fe-2S)-binding protein encodes MININVNGKAHQIDADPNMPLLWVIRDIIGLTGTKFGCGVAQCGACTVHLNGDAVRSCVTKVSRAEGQKVVTIEGLSQHNNHPAQLAWNEENVPQCGYCHSGQIMSAAVLLRENPNPSDTDIDSAMAGNICRCGTYQRIRKAIHLAAELQRKESASK; translated from the coding sequence ATGATCAATATTAATGTAAACGGAAAGGCCCATCAGATCGACGCCGACCCCAATATGCCGCTGCTTTGGGTCATCAGGGATATTATCGGGCTTACAGGAACGAAGTTCGGCTGTGGAGTAGCACAATGCGGAGCATGTACGGTGCATTTGAACGGTGATGCCGTTCGTTCCTGTGTAACAAAAGTAAGCCGCGCCGAAGGCCAGAAAGTGGTAACCATCGAAGGGCTCTCGCAGCATAACAACCATCCGGCGCAACTGGCCTGGAACGAAGAGAATGTACCGCAGTGTGGCTATTGTCATTCCGGTCAGATCATGTCGGCGGCTGTATTACTACGTGAAAACCCAAATCCGAGCGACACGGATATTGATTCGGCCATGGCGGGGAATATTTGCCGTTGTGGAACTTATCAGCGCATTCGTAAAGCAATTCATTTAGCTGCTGAATTGCAGAGAAAGGAAAGTGCAAGCAAATGA
- a CDS encoding aldo/keto reductase — MNRRNLLKSGLAIAGGSLLASNAAAGTVISEAVAPIPGPGKRKLGGKLEVSSIGLGVQNMSRTYQTTIPSRPQMIDIIRKAYDNGITLFDTAEAYGPFECEKILGEAVASFRNKIVIETKFGWDIDPETGRMRGGLNSKPEHIKTAIEGMLKRLRTDHIDLVYQHRVDPNVPIEDVAGTLKDLIQQGKILHYGLSEPGPETVRRAHAVHPVTAIQNEYSLLWRGPEQTIIPLCQELGIGFVCWSPLGVGFLTGAIDGNTGFAPGDIRGMETRFSRENIGKNMPLVELLKKWATQKNASPGQVSLAWLSAQKPWIVPIPGTTQMAHMLENVGASQIHFSNAELTQFNTELAAIKIEGERLPPFVLALSGVEAVAKK, encoded by the coding sequence ATGAACCGTCGTAACCTTTTAAAATCAGGCCTGGCAATTGCCGGTGGCTCTTTGCTGGCCTCAAATGCCGCTGCCGGTACCGTCATTTCCGAAGCGGTTGCGCCAATCCCCGGCCCCGGTAAGCGCAAACTTGGTGGTAAACTGGAAGTCTCAAGTATAGGACTCGGCGTACAGAACATGAGCCGGACCTATCAAACCACCATCCCATCGAGGCCTCAGATGATAGACATCATTCGAAAAGCTTATGATAATGGCATAACCTTATTTGATACGGCAGAAGCTTACGGGCCTTTTGAATGCGAAAAGATCCTAGGTGAAGCTGTTGCCTCGTTCCGGAACAAGATCGTCATCGAAACTAAGTTTGGCTGGGATATTGACCCGGAAACCGGCCGGATGCGCGGTGGCTTAAACAGCAAACCTGAACATATTAAAACGGCTATTGAGGGAATGCTGAAACGGTTACGGACTGACCATATTGACCTGGTATATCAGCACCGGGTTGATCCTAATGTGCCTATCGAAGATGTAGCGGGCACACTTAAAGATCTTATTCAACAAGGAAAAATTTTGCATTATGGGCTTTCAGAACCAGGTCCGGAAACAGTAAGGCGGGCACACGCCGTCCATCCGGTTACGGCGATTCAAAATGAATACTCGCTGCTATGGCGCGGCCCTGAACAAACTATCATCCCCCTTTGCCAGGAACTGGGTATTGGCTTTGTTTGCTGGAGCCCGCTTGGCGTCGGGTTTTTGACCGGTGCTATTGATGGAAATACTGGTTTTGCACCTGGTGATATCCGGGGCATGGAAACCCGTTTTTCAAGAGAGAATATCGGTAAGAATATGCCCCTTGTGGAATTGCTTAAGAAATGGGCGACGCAAAAAAATGCAAGTCCCGGCCAGGTATCACTGGCATGGCTTTCGGCGCAAAAGCCATGGATCGTACCGATCCCCGGAACAACCCAGATGGCACACATGCTCGAAAACGTGGGTGCCTCGCAAATTCATTTCAGTAATGCGGAGCTAACCCAGTTTAATACAGAATTGGCGGCAATTAAAATTGAAGGTGAGAGGTTACCGCCATTTGTACTCGCGTTATCGGGCGTAGAAGCGGTTGCAAAAAAATAA
- a CDS encoding aldo/keto reductase, which translates to MEVTEAALKRLRTDHIDLLYQHRVDPNIPMEDVAGTVKDLITEGKVKYFGLSEASVDSIRLAHAVQPVTALQSEYSLWWREPEEEILPLLEELGIGFVPFSPLGKGFLTGAINDRTSFDKTDFRNTVPRFSEENRKANQALVNKLTQIANDKNATPAQIALAWLLAQKSWIVPIPGTTKLHRLEENLGGADITLTDSDLNVIKAALADIEVQGHRYSADAQKLLGRK; encoded by the coding sequence TTGGAAGTAACGGAGGCTGCTTTAAAGCGCTTGCGAACGGATCATATTGACCTGCTGTACCAGCATCGTGTTGACCCCAACATCCCAATGGAAGATGTGGCTGGAACCGTGAAGGATTTGATCACTGAAGGTAAAGTAAAGTATTTCGGCCTTTCTGAGGCTAGCGTTGATTCCATTCGTCTGGCACATGCGGTACAGCCTGTCACTGCTTTGCAAAGTGAATATTCATTATGGTGGAGGGAACCGGAAGAAGAAATCCTGCCGCTTCTTGAAGAACTTGGCATTGGCTTCGTACCGTTCAGTCCCTTGGGTAAAGGTTTTTTAACAGGTGCGATCAATGATAGAACATCCTTTGATAAAACAGATTTTCGCAATACAGTACCTCGTTTTTCGGAAGAAAACCGAAAGGCGAACCAAGCCCTGGTTAATAAGCTCACACAAATTGCCAATGATAAAAATGCTACCCCGGCTCAAATCGCCTTAGCTTGGCTGTTGGCACAGAAATCATGGATCGTTCCAATTCCGGGGACAACTAAGCTTCACCGTTTGGAAGAAAACCTTGGAGGCGCGGATATAACACTCACAGATAGCGACCTGAATGTGATCAAAGCTGCATTGGCTGATATCGAAGTTCAAGGTCATCGTTATTCCGCTGATGCGCAAAAACTATTGGGACGCAAATAA
- a CDS encoding PQQ-dependent sugar dehydrogenase — MKNYIKIIAASCLLLTAACAKKSKPEESIGMSAGGNPASVETLPPNSNYKPAFEGQTRVAAVKTATAFRATIVTSSLNAPWGIAALPDGRFLITEKAGTMRLITSNGHVGSPLANVPAVNAAGQGGLLGLCIDPAFSNNRMVFWSFSERGSNGNVLAVAKGRLATDETEFENVTVIYRATPAYTGANQYGSRVIFDGTGNLFVSSGDRSDPAIRIQAQDPNSGIGKIIRITTDGQPAPGNPFIGQANTRPEVYSLGHRNEHGLVIHPVTGDLWEAELGPRGGDEINIIKPGANYGWPVITYGIDYSGQPIGNAIQQQTGMEQPIYYWDPVISPSGMTFYKGNRIPEWENNLFVCALSGMHIDRLVIANNKVTGEERLLISEGQRFRDVIQGPDNALYAITDQGKLYRIDRD, encoded by the coding sequence ATGAAAAACTACATCAAGATAATTGCCGCCAGCTGTTTGTTATTAACAGCCGCCTGCGCAAAAAAAAGCAAACCGGAAGAATCTATAGGGATGTCTGCAGGTGGCAATCCTGCATCCGTAGAAACGCTGCCTCCGAATTCAAATTATAAACCTGCTTTTGAGGGACAGACCAGGGTGGCCGCAGTAAAAACCGCGACAGCTTTTCGGGCAACTATAGTTACATCATCCTTGAACGCTCCCTGGGGTATAGCGGCGCTCCCAGACGGCCGTTTTCTTATCACGGAAAAGGCAGGAACAATGAGGCTGATCACCAGTAACGGACATGTTGGCTCCCCCCTTGCTAACGTCCCGGCTGTGAATGCAGCAGGTCAGGGCGGTTTATTAGGTTTATGTATAGATCCCGCTTTTTCTAATAATCGGATGGTTTTCTGGTCGTTTTCCGAAAGAGGATCAAACGGTAATGTCCTGGCTGTGGCCAAAGGACGGTTGGCTACCGATGAAACCGAATTTGAAAATGTAACTGTTATCTATCGGGCTACACCAGCTTACACGGGAGCCAACCAATATGGCAGCAGGGTTATTTTTGACGGGACAGGAAACCTCTTTGTCAGCAGCGGTGACCGCTCTGATCCGGCAATACGAATTCAGGCACAGGATCCTAACTCCGGCATCGGTAAGATCATCAGGATCACTACAGATGGACAACCGGCTCCAGGCAATCCATTTATAGGGCAGGCTAACACGCGGCCCGAAGTTTATTCTTTAGGTCATCGGAACGAACATGGTTTGGTTATCCACCCTGTTACCGGCGATTTGTGGGAAGCAGAATTGGGGCCAAGAGGTGGTGACGAAATTAATATTATTAAACCCGGTGCAAATTACGGCTGGCCCGTTATAACTTACGGCATTGACTACAGCGGGCAACCTATAGGAAATGCAATCCAGCAGCAAACGGGCATGGAGCAACCCATTTACTATTGGGACCCTGTAATTTCCCCCAGTGGCATGACCTTTTATAAGGGTAACCGTATCCCGGAGTGGGAAAATAATCTTTTTGTATGCGCACTAAGCGGTATGCATATTGACCGGTTGGTGATTGCTAATAATAAAGTCACCGGCGAGGAACGATTGCTTATTAGCGAAGGCCAACGGTTCAGAGATGTTATCCAGGGGCCAGACAACGCGCTTTATGCGATAACGGACCAGGGGAAGTTGTACAGGATCGACCGAGATTAA
- a CDS encoding molybdopterin cofactor-binding domain-containing protein, with translation MSVQEKQNLSRRGFLKTAGISGTALCLGLYMSGEAEAKVVNSAQVAAEGDVELAAWIIINTDGKVTLICHRAEMGQGVYHSIAQIIAEELEVDLYGVDIQLTQGDEKKYGSQLTGGSSTIRGSYKNLLKLSATAREVLIMAAAARWTVPVTECYAELGHVIHKPSGKKFHYGELVAEAAKLTAPKDVKLKARADYKLIGKPSHRRDSPLKTNGEAIFGIDKRIPGLQFAAVERNPRLRGKVKSFDASAALKVPGVTRVFKVVMGIWDTDREGVAVVANSTWAAMQGKKALKVDWDDSGFDHVSSPEIFKHQRELLQTSEGLSVKTQGDPNGIISSAKDKLDVLYETPYQSHSCMEPVNCIAHWQGDKVEIWGPVQAPNWIQDYISKKMGLAREKVIVNMTFLGGGFGRKAMPDYPHEACVISKELGAPVQVVWSREDDATQGPYRPGISYRGEGVVENGTISAIKFRMAGQNNDHWRSGDNGRPNRSTTEGFLAPYFASIKNISFADVPFKTPVPTSFWRSVYASTNGFAYESFMDELAHKAMKDPLDFRREYLKDERSQKLIDKMEEVSGWKSKTKNQGYGVAITECFSSTVGHIVKVSKKSTGGIHIDKVWVVVDCGWYVNPDIIKAQVEGSVVMALGAATIHEITFKDGMVEQRNFYDYKMPRINDIPPTEVHIMENDANAGGMGEPGLPAFAPALTNAIFDLTGKRIRKLPFSLDTV, from the coding sequence ATGTCAGTACAGGAGAAACAAAATTTATCAAGAAGAGGCTTTCTTAAAACAGCTGGTATCAGTGGTACCGCGCTATGTTTGGGATTATATATGTCTGGGGAGGCTGAGGCAAAAGTCGTTAATTCAGCACAAGTAGCCGCAGAGGGGGATGTTGAACTCGCTGCCTGGATCATCATTAATACAGATGGTAAGGTAACGCTGATCTGCCACCGGGCTGAAATGGGGCAAGGAGTCTATCATTCAATAGCCCAGATCATTGCAGAAGAATTGGAGGTGGACCTTTATGGCGTAGATATTCAATTGACGCAAGGCGACGAAAAGAAGTATGGTAGCCAGCTGACCGGTGGTAGTTCTACCATTAGAGGCAGTTATAAAAACTTATTAAAACTGAGTGCAACCGCCCGGGAAGTCTTGATCATGGCAGCTGCTGCACGATGGACTGTACCTGTTACGGAGTGTTATGCTGAATTAGGCCATGTGATCCACAAACCATCCGGCAAGAAATTCCATTATGGCGAGCTGGTAGCCGAAGCAGCTAAACTAACCGCCCCTAAGGATGTTAAACTTAAAGCCCGCGCCGACTATAAACTCATCGGTAAGCCATCGCACCGCCGGGATTCACCTTTAAAGACTAATGGCGAGGCTATTTTCGGCATTGATAAAAGAATTCCTGGCCTGCAATTCGCTGCCGTAGAACGCAACCCCCGGTTACGTGGCAAAGTTAAAAGCTTTGATGCTTCAGCTGCTTTAAAAGTACCGGGTGTAACTCGCGTTTTTAAAGTCGTGATGGGAATATGGGATACTGATCGCGAAGGCGTTGCCGTAGTGGCTAACTCTACCTGGGCGGCTATGCAGGGAAAAAAGGCCTTGAAAGTTGACTGGGATGACAGCGGCTTCGATCATGTCAGTTCACCGGAGATATTTAAGCATCAGCGTGAATTGTTGCAAACCAGCGAAGGATTGTCCGTGAAAACACAAGGTGATCCTAACGGCATCATTAGTTCGGCAAAAGATAAACTGGATGTCCTCTATGAAACGCCTTACCAGTCGCACAGCTGCATGGAACCTGTCAACTGTATTGCGCATTGGCAAGGTGATAAGGTAGAGATATGGGGGCCGGTACAAGCGCCAAACTGGATACAGGATTATATCAGCAAAAAGATGGGTTTAGCCCGAGAAAAAGTAATTGTTAACATGACCTTTTTGGGAGGCGGGTTCGGACGTAAAGCAATGCCGGATTATCCGCATGAAGCCTGTGTGATCTCTAAAGAATTGGGTGCTCCGGTTCAGGTAGTATGGTCACGGGAAGACGATGCAACGCAAGGACCCTACCGTCCGGGTATTTCTTATCGCGGTGAAGGTGTGGTTGAAAACGGCACCATTAGCGCAATCAAATTTCGCATGGCCGGACAAAACAATGATCATTGGCGCAGTGGAGACAATGGCCGGCCAAATCGCAGCACAACGGAAGGCTTTTTAGCACCATACTTCGCAAGCATCAAAAATATAAGTTTTGCCGATGTACCGTTCAAAACTCCGGTACCAACCAGCTTCTGGCGTTCGGTATATGCTTCCACCAACGGTTTCGCTTATGAAAGCTTTATGGACGAATTGGCGCATAAAGCCATGAAAGATCCGCTGGATTTCAGACGCGAATACCTGAAAGATGAGCGCAGCCAAAAGCTGATCGATAAAATGGAAGAAGTATCCGGCTGGAAAAGCAAAACAAAGAACCAGGGGTACGGCGTAGCGATCACGGAATGTTTTAGCAGCACCGTGGGCCATATCGTTAAAGTATCTAAGAAAAGCACAGGCGGCATACATATCGACAAAGTTTGGGTAGTAGTGGATTGCGGCTGGTATGTAAATCCTGATATTATTAAGGCCCAGGTGGAAGGAAGTGTAGTGATGGCTTTGGGGGCGGCCACTATTCACGAGATTACATTTAAAGATGGCATGGTAGAACAAAGGAACTTTTATGATTATAAAATGCCGCGCATCAACGATATTCCGCCAACCGAAGTACATATTATGGAGAACGACGCTAATGCCGGAGGCATGGGTGAACCGGGCTTACCGGCGTTCGCACCGGCGCTTACCAATGCCATTTTTGACCTGACGGGTAAACGCATTAGGAAACTACCATTTAGTTTGGATACGGTTTAA
- a CDS encoding carboxymuconolactone decarboxylase family protein produces MKSLQKTAIHLFLFALTLSVYGQQNNNRELSLSVRQKAMVPIAAFAAKGDHLGLSLALNKGLDAGLTVNEIKEILVQLYAYAGFPRSLNAISTFQMVVNTRKDKGVTNNEGRKPGSIKFPDQKYQYGKDVQAKLTGRSAISTQEFVPVIDTFLKEHLFADIFGRDNLDFQSREIATISILASIGRADAQLRSNLRIYQREIMKDAAERYKELLRLNPQIIKRLSNKIVASYLNMSPETLSRLKTKL; encoded by the coding sequence ATGAAAAGCCTTCAAAAAACAGCTATACACCTTTTTTTATTTGCCCTAACACTATCAGTTTATGGCCAACAAAATAACAATCGTGAATTATCACTTTCTGTCAGGCAGAAAGCTATGGTACCCATCGCAGCATTTGCCGCTAAAGGAGATCACTTGGGTTTGAGTCTTGCCTTAAATAAAGGATTAGACGCAGGGCTGACGGTAAATGAGATCAAAGAGATTTTAGTCCAGTTGTATGCTTACGCCGGTTTCCCAAGAAGTCTGAATGCGATCAGTACTTTTCAAATGGTGGTCAACACCAGAAAAGATAAGGGCGTAACCAATAACGAAGGCCGTAAACCGGGAAGTATTAAATTTCCCGACCAGAAGTATCAATATGGAAAAGATGTTCAAGCAAAACTGACGGGCCGATCAGCGATCTCAACCCAGGAGTTTGTTCCTGTGATCGACACCTTCTTGAAGGAACACCTGTTTGCTGATATTTTTGGAAGAGATAATCTCGATTTTCAAAGCCGCGAAATTGCAACTATTTCTATACTGGCCAGCATCGGCAGAGCTGATGCTCAACTTCGCAGTAATTTGAGAATCTATCAACGGGAAATTATGAAAGATGCTGCTGAACGCTATAAAGAATTGCTCCGTTTAAATCCCCAAATTATCAAACGGCTTTCCAACAAAATAGTCGCATCCTACCTGAACATGTCTCCGGAAACCCTGAGCCGTTTGAAAACAAAACTCTGA